The sequence AGATTTTAGTGTTATTTTTGTGCCGGACATAAATTTGAATGTCAATTTACATAGGATCATGATGCTATAAATAGGGAATCGTTTTAGACCAATGATATTGGACTAAGGGCTTGTGTACAGAGGAGATACATTCACATTGCTTTATGTAACGTGAGAAGACACAATAGTTCTGAAAAATGGAAATTCAAAGATATATTTACTTCCATGTTACCAAATCACGCCTATGGCCCATtatggggttaaaggggttatgtggggaccaaaaattattcggagtgtagtccctgcagtatgtgatacactcgctaatatccattccggtcccccgtcccgCTGATTGTGAGATTTTCATAAATTTATAGCGCtcacgggggaccggaagtctagttgcacagtcttcgatgatgacgatacgactcgtcgtcatgtgaccggctccACTGTACTCcgtgtacaagcaggagcagtagcacagcgattacatagagtacagcggggccggtcacatgatgaagcgtcatatcgtcatcaaagaaggttgtgcaactagacttacggtcccccggcagcgctctaaatctatgaaaatctcagaatcagcgggacgagggaccggaatgtatattagcgcatGTACTCACagactgcagggactacactgctaataatttttggtccccacataatccCTTTAACCTTATTCATACTCTATGTTCATAGCCGTAATGTAGGCCTTCGGCTATATTCACATCGTGTTACCGCCCTACGTTCAGCGTATGTCGTTTTCCTTTCGGGCTGATATGCATCGGTATacttttttatatactgtatagcttAGCCTTATTCCTTAGAAAATATAATGGCTGCCATTTCCTATTGTGACTTTTAAAAAACGTCCAGAGCTCCAAGGTGAGAAtccatgtgtcatgctccgccccctcactaAAGGCTGAGTTCCCCAGTTGCCGTCAAGTCACAGTTCTTGCTGTGGTACTGCAAAAACGCAATATGACCGCAACTTGTGAACAAAGCCTATGGCAGATTTTTATCATTCAACCTAAAATGTACATCTACAGCTCTAATAAAGTATCTCCATATAGTCCAGTAAAGTTATAATCTTTTTAGGATGAAGATTTCTTCTGTCGGCTCACCGATGAAGAGAAAGAGTGTCTGCAATATTTACTGGAGACCATTGATTCATTAGACCAAGATGAGGACGAAAATGCGAATAATGACCCAGGTAATACTTGTGATAGTAAAAGTGACACATATCTGACAAACATTACTTATCGGACGTAACGATACTTAAGCCACACCCCTAAATTAAAGGATATgtccagtattagaaaaacatggctgctgtcttCCTAAAACATTGccccacctgtccacaggttgtgtttggtattacagctcagcctcattcccTTCAATGGAGCATAGCTGCAGTATCAGATGCAATCCATGGACGGGTGTGGCAGTGGTTTTGGCCgaattcagccattttttgtaatcttggacataccctttaagcaAATATTTCTCTGACAGGCTGATGCTTCAGATACAGTAATAAGGTCATTGAATAAAGTAAAATCAGGATGACTCAGTTTATGGAAGCCACCACCCAGTGCCGAATCCGTCGCATGCGCATGTCcagccactgctccattcatttttgtATGGGGCTGCCAAGCGCTAGctctggcagccccatagaaagtgaatgaagcggtggccgagcatgggCAGTACCGCTGCATCCATATGATGgccaggtaagcccgttctctgggggtcccagcggttggacccccaccaatcaaatatttatcacctattcaatggagaggtgataaatattatttatgggaaaacccctttaatgatcagACACTTTATAGCAATTTTCCACATATGCTggtcaactttttttatttttaaggcgtTAAAGATAATTGgaggtgttgcccatagcaaccaattcgattacttctttcattttcaaaaggacctctgaaaaatgagagctggaatctgattggttgccataggcaatgaaaaataataaaaatgtcacatgACATCTATCTTGGCGATCgtgtgatcaccgggaccaatagagtgaGCAGCACGGAGATGACAGAACAGATCCCGCACTGAGCTTGTGTCTGATTCAGAACAGTCTTTAGTAGGAGACATTTACTATGAGCTGTGAGACATCTAAAAAAAATGGTCTCCCGAAAATCGCTCCCAGATCTCCCTGCGTCGTCTACGTTGTCCAGGCTTGCGTTCGCTTCAGCATCTCAGCGTATGTTTTTCTTTCGAGCAGTCGCTCAGGTTTTTTCTTCATGTAATATGAGCCGCTGATCTCCAGGCAGCAGATGTTACGGGTATTATTTGACAATTTGAATGCTCCCGTGGAATATTTTTAGGGCAGAGACTAATTAACTTAACACTCAAGTTGCTTTTGTGTTTTAATCTTTTCTCTATAAGAAGCAGCTGCATAACGTACTGTGCACAAACGCATCCGCTGCCCCAGAAGAAAGAGGGACAATGTTGGGTAGgccatacatgtgtgatcactgggggtctgacacccggacaccTCCATTGCAGTACCTGACGCAGCGCCatccatgtgtgatcactgggggtctgacacccggacaccTCCATTGCAGTACCTGACGCAGCGCCatccatgtgtgatcactgggggtctgacacccggacaccTCCATTGCAGTACCTGACACAGCGCCATCCATGTGCGTGAAATAGGCAAGTTAATGGACTGAGCTGTGGTCGAGCGGTAATACCAGACGTCTGTACTGCTGTCAAGAGGCCGTGGTGCTCCAGCGAGAACCATGGCCCCTTCTGTTTGCCGTAGGACATCAATCCTAAAACCTGGAAAACCCTCTGAAGAATGAGGCTGGGGCAATTGACCTACAGGCCCTTATAACAGACAGGGCAGGATTAGGAAGAGAGCATAAGGGGCACGTGCCCCAGGGCCTCCACCATCTTTGGGACATCGGGGGCCTTCACCACCTACTTTCCATGGCTTTCTGTGTCTTTCTCATACATATTGTATCCATTACATTTTATGACCCTTAGggcttatgcacacgaccattgttttcttcagtgtcctatctGTTTTCTTTGTAGATAAcatactgaaccattcatttctatggggccatgcacacatccgttgttTTTTTGTCTGCAAATCCGTGTGTCCGGTCCgcaaaattatattatataatctatatttatattataacaTGTCCAATTCTTGTCCGTGTTTGCGGTCcgtctcacccattctagtgtatgggtccgcaaaaaaaacacatctcCTGGAAGCCACTATGATCCGTATCTTGCAGTCCGCAAAACGGAAACGGTTGGGTGCATGACGCCTAAGCTATATATCACCTAGGGACCTACACTGATGCCTAAAAGGTCCCAAAATTAAAAAGTGGGGAGGGAGACTTTCAAACATTTGCTGTGGGGCCCAGTATTTTCTTGTTACACCCCTGACAGTCACTATTTATATGGGTAGCGTGTACACTGCTCACCTCTAGGACCCTTACAGCTCAGAAAAAATGGTACCCCTTATGTCTGTGCAGGTATCATATCCAACCGAGAACAGGTAGAGTCGCCTGCGTGTGGTTTTCTTTTCTGAAGTCTAAGGAAGTCACTGGCTCTGCTGTCTCCaaaactcccatagacttcagtggagAGAGCCACACGCATGGTCACTGCCCCTTTATGTTGCTGCGATAGGGGGTCAGTTGAGGTCCGGGTACCAGATGTGGGATGGGGGCCCAACAACCTTAATCCTACCCTGTTTGCAGCTGGTATACCTGCTCCCCTTGTGTGCAGATACACAGCAGTAATAAcctatttattaacatttttgtccTGATCATCGGTAGTTATATTATGATCATTTTTATGCGAAGTGTGAACTTTCCTAGCAGATAAATCGCATGCTCTATTTCATGTAAACAGCGCCCCTGTCCATTTCCAAACTTGCCCTTTAATGACGTACTCTTAAATGGGTTgttcagaattagaaaaaaattactttgttcaggaaacagcaccacacctgtccataggttgtgaatggcattgcagctcagctctattgaagtgaaaggggctgatctgcaataccacacacaacctgaggacaggtgtggcgctgtttttggaagaaatcagccatgtGTTTCTAAtgctgaataacccctttaaggtgtgcAAAGAGGAATTGCATGTGAAAACAATAAAAGATTTATAGGCCCTTTACAGTGCTATATATGTGCTACAATTTCTGTGTTTACTGCATGGGCGTTGACGTAGTGTCCTTGCCCTCTACCAGATGGCAAACTAAAAATAGAAGGAGTATGAAAGGTAAAggatgtataaaaaaaagtgcaaacagGGGCAGAGGTATATCTTTTATAGAAGGCAGTATATAGGCATGGAAGCGACATAAGTTATATGCTATATAAAAGTATTATACAAGTGTTTATCGTGAGATATCTCTACCTGGAATGAttgcgtcaatgtccatatatgaggTGGTGTAATAATCCACTTATTTCCCCGCTGTTCTCCAAATATTGCCCCAGGCAAGAACGACCCGttgtaatttctgcaacaactatTTCTATGCCCACAGCCTCCATctcctaacccccccccccctcctcccacagACAGGACCCCCGAAGCAACCTGAATTTACCATTGCCTTGTTTTCCATAGCATCCAATTAGAATCAACCTTTCATACTATGAACTGacccatatagtgtgtgtatgaatatattatatatatatatatatatgcagtaaagTGGTGGCCCCCGGGTGAGTGCTACAATGCTGATCATGTTCACTGTAGCACGGGGCAGACCTTAGATTGCAACCTAGGGCAACCAGGATTCATTGGCAATCATTGGGTCTGGCTGGTGGTGACCCTATTAATTTATGTTTGAAGTCATATTTTGGTTAGCCAagcagaacttaaaggggttatccagtttagaaaaccttaTTCCGTACACCCTATTAggtaattctgagttaatagaggggggtcctttgttcaggatcctcatccctTTACTAGAGTGAGGAGCAGTTACAAaaagcgtctctcgctctggaggaccatttccagacaacccattgatatgattggccactgtgtaatgcttaatctcccctgtggtggcactgcagccaAATTGAACACTTATTGCCAAGttgccccacagatcacagctgatcaatTGGGGTCCCAACACTTTGTGttcagtttattgtcaagggagCTTTCCAAAAAGTAGGGATTGTTCAAATAGGAGAACCTCTTTAATTTTCCTAGGAGTATAAGTACATTTCTATGTTGATTCCATTTTGACCATCTAAAGTTGGAGGCCATTGTGACATTTGTCAAGTCATGGTAAAGTAATATTTGACCTTTTATATTTATCTAATTACTGTTCTTTATTTCCCTTCAGATACCAATGATCCGTTAAGGAtttcaccaggacttcaagatcctGAGAGAAACCGGAAAGGCGTGAGCGAAAGTGTGAAGCAATCCGACAAAACAGAACATGATCCAACTTCAACTAAGATGAAGATTGTTAAATCTTTCTCTGAAGACTGTCCAGGATTATCCATCACCGTTACTCCAGACACAGGACAAAAGTTAACCAGCTCTCATCCAAGCCATCTGAGGAAGTTTGATACCATAATGAGGTCAGGTGTGAACGTCCAGGAGCTAAGAGCTCGTTTTATCCGTCAACAAGGCAATTCTTCTTTTGAAGATGCTTCCAAGGGCACAGAACTTTCTTTGGCTTCCAAACCACTACCCCAAGGGACCCGTAACCAGATGTCTCCTAGACAAGAGGCTTTACAGAAGTTGGGCTTGCTAAACATGATTCCAAGCAACACAAACCCCCCTGAAGAACTTCATGGTATGGACCAAAACCCACCTGTACAGAACAATGAGATAAACCAAAACCAGTCAAAAGCGGGGTCCAATTTACCTCGTTCTATTGAAAGAAAACCAGGAGCTTTTGACAAAGTTTGGCCGCCATAATCCTTATGGTATCGACTTCATTTTAAAGACTTAGACTAACAGATTTGCCATAAACTGTATATTCACCAATGTGGAGGATACAGCTGAATTTTATATCAATTTTAATTATGTTTTGGAAGAAATACTGGTACAGAAATTTTGTTTTATATCCATGCCGAACAGTTACTTGGAATCGCCTTCACTTGCATGCCCGAGACAGCCTACCCACTGATCCGGGTGATGCCAGCTGCAACCCTTGTATTAGCAGACCAGCCATATTGACCTGCACACATTCAGCTACTTAATAGGTCGTGAATAAGGATCCTTTCAGGCTACATTTCCACCAACGTAGcccaccttggacgtgaaaaactgctgttttcccACATCCGAGGTGGACCCATGCGGGCCGcgacgtcacggatcccccacagactacagtctatggagggatgcgtgacacgtaataaaataggacatgtgaacggccccattgaaatgaataggtccaTGTGATGGCcaatgttttaacggccgtcacacggacaacaTTCACGTTCgtatgaatgagcccttacagcgGTTCATTTTGGCCATaataatgagcgccgatcaacgagacagatcgttgatcggcgctcctttggCAAGGAGCTATAATCAGTAATGTATAGCgacaagcgatcgttactacgatcattgATCTCCAAACATTTCCATTAAATTGGCAATAcatccccctgtttacacagggagatgtgctaccgacaacgataatattttgtgccgcaatcagccgatgaacgagatgCCATGATCGGGAACGACCCTTCATATCAACGCTAGTCATTGGCCcacgtaaaagggcctttagtggcAATGGGATGTAACTAATCTTTATACAATGGCTTCTTCCATGGCAGTAGTTGACCTGTAGGCCGGCCATAAGTATATACAACCTGATTATAATTCACTCCTTGGGTTTCCCCATTGATTTTCCAGATATATGACTAGACAACTCAGATTCTGATATTTTAGATTTCTCAGGACCAACTCAGTTGCACTTTAACCCCATGACCAGTTGCAGGCGCTGTAGACGTCTATTTTAATGTAAGCCTTTTCAACATACAAAGTGTAACGTGCTGGATTATTGTTGTTACAATTAATGCATTTTTAACAAACCTTCCATAATGATGAATATTTGACATATATTAAATAAGCCAATTAAAAAAGAATGAATTCATTTAAGATCTGATGTTGAAATTAATATTGATTATTATTGGATCGTTAATaaatcagattattttttttcaatgattCCTGGGCTTTATGGttaggttttttgttttgtttttatgatcCTTGGTTGGAATGGAACCAAGAAACTTGTAAAAATTGTTAGCACTTCCACCCACGTGTGACGCACAATGCTACGATAGCACCAATGTCAATAAACGGCTAAGTGGCATATCATAAAAAGGAAAGGCTGTTTTGGacttcagccagtgtgtgaaattTATTGGAAATACATTGTCTATTTAAGTTCTTTAGTTGCCAATGTTCCAGGTATAGATAAGAGAGATAAGGGACTTCCAGATCcatgaagggtatgttcacacggcttagcaaaatacgtcagaaattacggagctgttttcaggcgaaaacagctcctgattttcagacgtttttgtaactactctcgtttttcgcggcgtcttttacggacgttattggagctgtttttcaatggagtcaatgaaaaacggctccaaaaacgtcccaagaagtgacatgcacttctttgacgcgggcgtctttttacacgccgtcttttgacagcgacgcgtaaaattacacctcgtggaaacagaacaccgtaaaacccattgaaagcaatgggcagatgtttgtagacgtaatggagccgttttttcaggcgtaattagaggcgtaaaatgaccgaattacatctgaaaacagtgcgtgtgaacataccctgattggCCATCTTGTAGGTATAGTCCAAGTTTAAACCACCGGTGGGCAAAATTCTGTCAGTAAAGGCCTTATTACATGGCCAATGATcgtgcaaacgagcattcatatgaacgctcgttcccgatctttGCCCTGCGTAATCAgggtaacgatcagccgatgaacgagcaaacgcttttttagggtatgttcacacacactaattacggacgtaattcgggcgtttttgccccgaattacgtccgaaaaatgcgcctcgatagcgttgacaaacatctgcccattgaaagcaatgggctgacgtttgtctgttcacacgaggcgtatatttacgcgccgctgtcaaatgacggcgcgtaaatggacgcccgcgtcaaagaagtgacctgtcacttcttggagcgtaattggagccgttattcattgactccaatgtaaagcagcgccaattacgtccgtaatggacgcggcgttcaagcgcctgcacatgccgttacggctgaaattatggggatgtttcctcctgaaaacatctccgtaatttcagccgtcacggacgctgccgtgtgaacagacaCTTATTCAGCATTAAaactcatcgttgtcggcagcacatctccatgtgtaatcagggagatgcgctgccgacatgatgaaaatgtatggagacgagtgatcggagtaacaatcgctcgtccctctacataagcaatcattgtttcctgtgattggtgcaactttgtaattacatttaataaaaatgaatttagctttttgagatacatctgctttgtatcctgtgtatagagcagctgtatcttgtactgagacctgaatccgtcaggtcagcgggactgacgggttcagtgtcagcaagtctgatccacctgtaatcaattACATCTAGATGTGATGgctaacagctcaatcctgcgtgtcagagacacgcaggacccgctgacactgaacctgtcagtccggcTGACCTGACGgagtcaggtctcagcgctagatacagctgctctatatacaggatacaaagcagctgtaactgaaaaagtttaaataatttttaataaaatgtaattacaaagttgcaccaataatgCTGAttgaaacgctttttttttcatataaaaatGTCCATGGCTGCTGTTTTTCAAACAAGTCCACAGGTTggctgtggtattgcagcttagccctattcacttcaatggagcggagttgcaataccagacacaacccatggacatgtgtggcgctgtttttggaagaaagcagccatgtttttctgatcctggacaacccctataaagtTATGCCTCTAGGTATATTATAACAtccaaaaacattttaaaaattctGTTTGTTGCatgcacgtgtgtgtgtatatatatatatatatatatatttatctcttCCGGCATTACGAGGTAACAATCTCATGTGTAGAAACTACTGACAGCAAAATGAGCCTGACAGAGACTGGAAATAACCCTACATTAATAGGCATTTCAGAAGAAAGAAAGGTGATAATTACGCCTGAGAAACAACTGGGAAAACAACAGCTTGGGATGGCCCAAAGCCATTAAATGATACGATAGTCACTGGCACTGATGATTAGTCGTTTCCTCTTCAAGCACCACTGGGAACTCTCCAAGACGATTAACCCTCTTCTTTCAAGGTGAATAAACTAACACGCTTACAGACGTGCAGCCATTTCTAGCCCGGGCCCAATCATCTTAACCGCAGAATGTCAAGATCCAGGGATTAAAGCGCGTATACAACTCTCAGCATCACCGGAGGACAAGAAAAGCCTGATTAAACAAAATAAgctattttttggcagaaattcagATGAAGCGTCTCTCACAGCTCGCTCGCTCGCAGCCTTGGCCTCTGCTACGTGATCTCATCTTCTCACCGGTGGGAAGTCCCTTTGGTGCTTCACTACAGAACAAATCTTGATTGATTCTGGACAGTTGAATTTTATCGTCTCTCTAGGAGTAAAAGTTGTCAGAGGGTGGATATAAATACATGTTATTATTTTGAATcttctgtattacactatttctaTTGCTTTCCTGGAAATGCATTTATTAGAAAGTGAGGAACGTTCCCCTTCACTAGCTACAAGAATAGAAATAGTGGTGTTTTCCGTAGGTCCCATAGTGACTCCTGAGCTAGGACCACCCATGGACTCCCTGGATGAGGGGGTTGCAGTGATCTGTAGAGTGTGGTGCTATGTAGTAGTCTATGACACAACACCTCCAAAAATGGATCACTGAAATCCATGGAGGTGTCAGGTGTTGGAAATTCTTCAAGACATCGTCTCTGAAAAGTCATTAGGATTGCAGAAGCGGGGACTGAACTGCCACTGATTGGAGGTTTCCATCACGTAGAAACTCTAATGAGGTTCTACGTCAGCACAATCTCTGTTTTTGAGGTCCTGATGAAGAGCCAttgagtttaaaggggttgtccactttgcgttaaggcccttttacatgggccaatgatcgggcaaacgagcgttcgtaTGAATGCTTCTTCCCGATCAtttttcatcggctgatcatatcgcttatgcagcaataaatattattgtcggcagcacatctccctgtgtaaattggGCGAtgagctgccaacatgatggaaatgtatggggacaagcgatcgtagtaacgagtgctcgtccccatacataaccaatcatagtcccttgtgaaaggagcagccgatcaacgagctgtctcgttgatcaatctcattttcatggcccacattggccggtgtaaaaggagctTTACAGTCTGAAATTTTTTAGACGGATCCCCTACAGATAAGACGATCAGAGGGCGTCACACTGCTGGGACCcatagcaatcagctgtaatctgttgggGAACCCGGCAGCAGGTGTTCAGTTCCCCAGCATTACCACCACCGGGGAAATGAAGGGTTACATTTAATAGTTTTGTTTCTAGGTGGAGAATATGGTTCCTCACCGAGGCACTTTACTGGTGCCCACAGGGTTCCATAAAAACATATATAGTCCCTATATAAAAATAGCAGTAATTCTTCATGACCAGTGGAGTACACACCCTCATAAGAGCACCCCTACTATGATTGGCGGTCCTTAAGGCACACGAATATGGCCTACCCCGTCCTGGTTGGTAAAAGAGTGctacctcaggctgggttcacacgacctattttcagatgtaaacgaggcgtattatgcctcgttttacgtctgaaaatagggctacaatacgtcggcaaacatctgcccattcatttgaatgggtttaccgacgtactgtgccgacgacctgttatttacgcgtcgtcgtttgacagctgtcaaacgacgacgcgtaaaaatacagcctcgtcaaaagaagtgcaggacacttctttggacgtttttggagctgttttctcatagactccaatgaaaacagctccaaaaacggacgtaaaaaacgccgcgaaaacggcgcgaaaaatgcgagttggtcaaaaaacgtctgaaaagcagggtctgttttcccttgaaaacagctctggattttcagacgtttttggtcactacgtgtgcacatacccttagtggacTATGGGTAAAACCACTAAACTAGCCCCATGTTTGGAGATGTAAACTTGTATTGTATACTGATGGTGGATGGGCTGTAATACCTGACACAACCCATGCCACCCAAGAGTGGCATTGTTTctggaaaataaaaactttttttttttctaatctcaaaaAACCAATTGGTaaagtattgtatggcagtaataGTTGTGACTTATTATTTTATACGTCAGTTTGGTAAATCTTGAATCGGTTGGCATCCCAGTTAATGGATCCCAACTGATATtgtgacttaggctgggttcacacgacctattttcaggcgtaaacgaggcatattatgcctcgatttacgcctgaaaatagggctacaatacgtcggcaaacatctgcccattcatttgaatgggtttgccgacgtattgtgcagacgacctgtaatatatgcgtcgttgtttgacagctgtcaaacgacgacgcgtaaattgactgcctcggcaaagaagtgcagggcacttctttgcaacgtaatttgagccgttcttcattgaactcaatgaagagcagctcaagatttacaagcgtcacagacgcctcgcataatacgaggaggagcatttacggctgaaacgacgcagctgttttctcctgaaaacagtctgtcatttcagccgtaaaagcctctcaccgtgtgcacataccctaagggtatgttcacacgatgagaggcatttacgtgtgaaaagacagactgtttacagctgcctcgtttcacacgtaaatgctcctcgtaatttatgaggcgtctgagacgctctgagacgctcgtaaatcttgagctgtgcttcattgagttcaatgaagaacagctcaaattacgtggcaaagaagtgccctgcacttctttgccgaggcagtccatttacgcgtcgtcgtttgacagctgtcaaacgacgacgcgtaaataacaggtcgtctgcacagtacgtcggcaaacccattcaaatgaatgggcagatgtttgccgacgtattgcagccctattttcagacgtaaaacgaggcataatacgcctcgtttacgtctgaaaataggttgtgtgaatccagcctaaaggtaaATTCACCTGTAATTCCCCTTTAAATTTCAATCCGTATTTGATCTGATTGCCGGGGCCTTGAGTGCTCGTGCAGACTGCAAGTTAAAGTGAATACATTCCTAAATctattaatttattcataaatgaaAAACTGTGGTACATCACCACATCATCAAGACTCTAAAGTCCCTATGACTACAATACGTTACATTACATGGCGCGTTCCAGTCTTATCTTATTAGCAGGCTCATTAAAGTGTCTCTCCATGAGCAGCGTCACACTCCCCAGAGATAAGTTTTACATGTTTAGCGTTTCCCAGTTTGCTAACGCCTTCTGTCGTTCTGATTAAAACTTAACCCGATTGCTGTAAACTGTAAAAACCTGTTATCAAGTCGTGTGGAATTGCTCCATATGCAGCAAGATGAGAGGCCAATTAATTTCATATATCTATAATGACTTCAGGATTAGCAAATGATGCTACAGGGATCAAAAGTTGCagaaaatattaaaggggttgtccactttttccgagttaatagaggggatcccctgctcaggatcctcatctcttgggcagagtggagagcggttacatagagcgtctttcACTCTGGAGGATCAGTCCTTTCTTACATTACATAGACAGCTCAATGATATGAATGGGTagagtgtaatgcttagtttcacctgtggtggtgctgcagggaaattgaataaTTTCAAAGATAAGAGCTGATtgaccaaagtggagaaccctatTAACTATTGTCTTACCTTCTGGA is a genomic window of Rhinoderma darwinii isolate aRhiDar2 chromosome 7, aRhiDar2.hap1, whole genome shotgun sequence containing:
- the LOC142656796 gene encoding uncharacterized protein LOC142656796, whose translation is MDVPDVKTGTFDDESNLEDEDFFCRLTDEEKECLQYLLETIDSLDQDEDENANNDPDTNDPLRISPGLQDPERNRKGVSESVKQSDKTEHDPTSTKMKIVKSFSEDCPGLSITVTPDTGQKLTSSHPSHLRKFDTIMRSGVNVQELRARFIRQQGNSSFEDASKGTELSLASKPLPQGTRNQMSPRQEALQKLGLLNMIPSNTNPPEELHGMDQNPPVQNNEINQNQSKAGSNLPRSIERKPGAFDKVWPP